Proteins from a single region of Candidatus Effluviviaceae Genus I sp.:
- a CDS encoding PHP domain-containing protein produces the protein MGEAMGGIDLHVHTTASDGSLTPSEVVARASGLGLAAIAVTDHDSVGGVPEALAAGARHGLEVVPGVEIGIAHEPGRGLVEVDILGYFVDHSDPELRDVLARMQAAKNGKLARQVEVLAAHGYPIDAAEVEREAAGDTVRRPHIWKVLHRHHAGLEAQEFFDRTSFGGEWHVPKSFGVTLEECVALIGRAGGVPVVAHPGCYSAAFDGGGSLIDPAVDAVIAVCAGAGVRGVEVYYPYDRSRPHGDGRPLMTAAELASVHEHYASEAGRHGLVATGGTDFHGASKPEIEIGDVPVPYGVLTALRAARPLPSS, from the coding sequence ATGGGCGAGGCGATGGGCGGGATCGACCTTCACGTGCACACGACGGCGTCCGACGGGAGCCTCACGCCCTCGGAGGTCGTCGCGCGGGCGTCCGGCCTCGGGCTTGCCGCCATCGCCGTCACGGACCACGACTCGGTCGGGGGCGTCCCCGAGGCGCTCGCGGCGGGGGCGCGGCACGGCCTCGAGGTCGTCCCCGGCGTCGAGATCGGCATCGCGCACGAGCCCGGGCGCGGGCTCGTCGAGGTGGACATCCTGGGCTACTTCGTGGACCATTCGGACCCCGAGCTTCGCGACGTCCTCGCGCGCATGCAGGCGGCGAAGAACGGGAAGCTCGCGCGGCAGGTCGAGGTCCTCGCGGCGCACGGCTATCCCATCGACGCTGCCGAGGTGGAGCGGGAGGCGGCCGGCGACACGGTGCGGCGCCCCCACATCTGGAAGGTGCTCCACCGGCATCACGCGGGGCTCGAGGCGCAGGAGTTCTTCGACAGGACGTCGTTCGGGGGCGAGTGGCACGTGCCGAAGTCGTTCGGCGTCACGCTCGAGGAGTGCGTGGCGCTCATCGGGCGGGCGGGCGGCGTGCCCGTCGTCGCGCACCCCGGCTGCTACAGCGCCGCGTTCGACGGGGGCGGGTCGCTCATCGATCCGGCGGTGGACGCCGTCATCGCCGTGTGCGCGGGCGCCGGCGTGCGCGGTGTCGAGGTGTACTACCCGTACGACCGCAGCCGCCCGCACGGAGACGGGCGGCCCCTCATGACGGCCGCAGAACTCGCGTCCGTCCATGAGCACTACGCGTCCGAGGCCGGCCGGCACGGTCTCGTGGCGACGGGCGGCACCGACTTCCACGGCGCGAGCAAGCCGGAGATCGAGATCGGGGACGTGCCGGTGCCCTACGGGGTGCTCACGGCGCTTCGGGCGGCGCGCCCGCTGCCGTCGTCGTGA
- the folK gene encoding 2-amino-4-hydroxy-6-hydroxymethyldihydropteridine diphosphokinase yields MERVWIGLGSNVGDRLAHLRRGLGCLARLADTTLVRVSSVYESEPVGKTDQPWFLNAAAGIDTGLRPHDLLRELMRIERHCGRERLERWGPRTLDLDILVYGDRIQSEAGLIIPHARLGERAFVLVPLAEIAPDLVVPGDTVTVAELAERVGGAGQVVRRVGGPPAPDPRT; encoded by the coding sequence ATGGAGAGGGTCTGGATCGGGTTGGGGTCGAACGTCGGGGACCGTCTGGCGCACCTGCGGCGCGGGCTCGGTTGCCTGGCGAGGCTCGCCGACACCACGCTCGTTCGCGTGTCGTCGGTGTACGAGAGCGAGCCGGTCGGGAAGACGGACCAGCCGTGGTTCCTGAACGCCGCGGCCGGCATCGACACGGGCCTTAGACCCCACGACCTGCTGCGCGAGCTCATGAGGATCGAGAGGCACTGCGGCAGGGAGCGCCTCGAGCGATGGGGGCCCCGGACGCTCGATCTCGACATCCTCGTGTACGGGGACCGCATCCAGTCCGAGGCCGGGCTCATCATCCCGCACGCGCGACTCGGTGAGCGCGCGTTCGTGCTCGTTCCGCTCGCCGAGATCGCGCCGGACCTCGTCGTCCCGGGCGACACGGTCACCGTCGCCGAGCTCGCAGAACGCGTCGGCGGGGCCGGGCAGGTCGTGCGGCGTGTCGGGGGACCGCCTGCTCCCGATCCGAGGACGTGA
- the folB gene encoding dihydroneopterin aldolase: MTTYKIALENIRLYGYHGATNNERELGQRFEVDVEITADLSDAVANDDMKRTINYEHVFRLVESEVVRERHHLLETLAARLARDIAEKFGATEVLVRIRKPSVPIAGAIDHVRVEVVHRV; the protein is encoded by the coding sequence ATGACGACCTACAAGATCGCGCTCGAGAACATCCGTCTCTACGGCTACCACGGCGCGACGAACAACGAGCGCGAGCTGGGACAGCGCTTCGAGGTGGACGTCGAGATCACTGCCGACCTGTCAGACGCCGTGGCCAACGACGACATGAAGCGGACCATCAACTACGAGCACGTGTTCAGGCTCGTCGAGTCGGAGGTCGTGCGCGAGCGGCACCACCTCCTCGAGACGCTCGCCGCGAGGCTGGCCCGCGACATCGCTGAGAAGTTCGGCGCGACCGAGGTCCTCGTGCGCATCAGGAAACCGAGCGTGCCGATCGCGGGGGCGATCGACCACGTTCGGGTCGAGGTGGTGCACAGGGTGTAA
- a CDS encoding aminotransferase class I/II-fold pyridoxal phosphate-dependent enzyme has product MRAFSPAQRLGRIPPYLFVEVDRAKRALTESGADLVDLGIGDPDLPTFPEIVSEMQSACADPTTHRYPLGRGEPSLRRAFAAWYEKRYGVALDPEREVVTLIGTKEGIGHLPFAVLDEGRTALVPDPGYPVYQAASWLAGGDVVHMPLEPELGFRPDLERLPRKTLESAQVLFLNYPNNPTGASADPELFQLAVNLAHEHAFLVVNDASYAEVLFEGPRVSVLQCDLAKDVAIEFHSFSKTFNMTGWRAGFAVGSAPALDALAAVKSNLDSGVFTAVQRACEAALALPETRVREQVEVYRRRRDVLVDGLWKLGWRVPRPHATFYVWARVPRGEGSQGFAMRLLNDARVVVTPGAGFGPSGEGYVRFALMASEERIAEAVDRIAGIL; this is encoded by the coding sequence ATGAGAGCGTTCTCGCCCGCACAACGACTCGGCCGGATCCCGCCCTACCTCTTCGTCGAGGTGGACCGGGCGAAGCGCGCGCTCACCGAGAGCGGCGCGGACCTCGTTGACCTCGGCATCGGCGACCCCGACCTTCCGACGTTCCCGGAGATCGTGTCGGAAATGCAGTCGGCGTGCGCGGACCCCACGACGCACCGCTATCCGCTCGGCCGCGGCGAGCCGTCGCTTCGGCGCGCGTTCGCGGCGTGGTACGAGAAGCGGTACGGCGTTGCGCTCGACCCTGAGCGCGAGGTCGTCACGCTCATCGGCACCAAGGAGGGCATCGGACATCTGCCGTTCGCCGTGCTCGACGAAGGGCGGACGGCGCTCGTGCCCGACCCCGGCTACCCTGTCTACCAGGCGGCGTCGTGGCTCGCGGGCGGCGACGTCGTGCACATGCCGCTCGAGCCGGAGCTGGGCTTCCGGCCCGATCTCGAGCGGCTGCCGAGGAAGACCCTCGAGTCGGCACAGGTTCTCTTCCTGAACTACCCGAACAACCCGACCGGCGCGTCGGCCGACCCCGAGCTCTTCCAGCTCGCGGTGAATCTCGCGCACGAGCACGCCTTCCTGGTCGTGAACGACGCGTCCTATGCCGAGGTGCTGTTCGAAGGGCCGAGAGTGTCGGTGCTCCAGTGCGACCTGGCGAAGGACGTCGCGATCGAGTTCCACTCGTTCTCGAAGACCTTCAACATGACCGGCTGGCGCGCGGGCTTCGCCGTCGGGAGCGCGCCCGCGCTCGACGCGCTCGCCGCCGTGAAGTCGAACCTGGACTCGGGCGTGTTCACGGCCGTTCAGCGGGCGTGCGAGGCGGCGCTCGCGCTTCCCGAGACGCGGGTCCGGGAGCAGGTCGAGGTGTATCGTCGGCGCCGCGATGTTCTCGTCGACGGGCTCTGGAAGCTCGGCTGGCGCGTGCCGCGCCCGCACGCGACCTTCTACGTGTGGGCGCGGGTGCCGAGGGGCGAGGGTTCGCAGGGCTTCGCGATGCGGCTGCTCAACGACGCGCGCGTCGTCGTGACGCCCGGCGCCGGGTTCGGGCCGTCGGGCGAGGGCTACGTCCGCTTCGCGCTCATGGCCTCGGAGGAGCGCATCGCCGAGGCCGTTGATAGGATCGCCGGAATCCTGTAG
- a CDS encoding alkaline phosphatase family protein — protein sequence MRGRAPRARRAAALGAALACSLAALVAGCGPGASTDGRLTQAERAELASVRPASDEARTKRVIILGIDGMDHRITERLMAQGRLPHFRMLADAGGYRPLLSSIPPQSPVAWSNFITGADPGVHGIFDFVHRTRESYFPYLSISEARAAPKKTRVLGLEVPNRIRLPLSDYVFPLRSGGVENLRGGVAFWQVLEKAGIPSVIFAIPSNFPPVPSERGLVKSLSGMGTPDILGTYGTSSYYVTSVPTGGDDAGGGYFYHVAFDGVVAEAKLYGPPNDFKDFDAIERRTGRAVPYQERKATVPFRITVDPENPVIMISLQGREILLSEGEFSPFVPVAFEMVPRLVKVPGIVRFFLKSVRPDFVLYASPVQIDPADQALPITDPPSYGRELVDALGPFYTQGMAEDTKAIENGVFGNREFVALAEIVFDERMRAYRYELDRFETGCLYMYFSSLDQCQHSMWRCGDPSHPAYDPAEDPAYATYLDKLYVRFDEVLATALEKVDENTTLLVCSDHGFAPWYREVHLNTWLWNEGYLVLKPGVRPDEVEWLSGVDWTQTRAYGFGINSLYLNLRGREGRGIVTPGVEANALVDEIAAKLDALVDPKSGARAVSAAYKTRDEYHGPCAPDAPDIVVGYSWGYRGSDASATGKIGVRVFDDNTKKWSGDHCSDYRHVVGVLFANKPIAREGPALYDLAPTILAEFGVPPMSWMVGRPVF from the coding sequence GTGCGGGGCAGGGCACCGCGCGCAAGGCGCGCCGCGGCGCTGGGGGCGGCGCTCGCGTGCTCGCTCGCGGCCCTCGTCGCCGGGTGCGGCCCCGGCGCGTCGACCGACGGTCGGCTCACGCAGGCGGAGCGCGCGGAGCTCGCGAGCGTGCGGCCCGCGTCGGACGAAGCCCGCACGAAGCGCGTCATCATCCTCGGCATCGACGGGATGGACCACCGGATCACCGAGCGGCTGATGGCGCAGGGGAGGCTCCCGCACTTCCGGATGCTCGCCGACGCGGGCGGGTATCGGCCGCTCCTCTCGAGCATCCCGCCGCAGAGCCCCGTCGCGTGGTCGAACTTCATCACGGGCGCCGACCCGGGCGTGCACGGCATCTTCGACTTCGTGCACAGGACGCGGGAGTCGTACTTCCCGTACCTGTCCATATCCGAGGCGAGGGCGGCCCCGAAGAAGACGCGCGTCCTCGGCCTCGAGGTCCCGAACCGGATCCGCCTGCCGCTTTCCGACTACGTGTTCCCGCTCAGGAGCGGCGGCGTCGAGAATCTGCGGGGCGGGGTGGCGTTCTGGCAGGTGCTCGAGAAGGCCGGCATCCCCTCGGTCATCTTCGCCATCCCGTCGAACTTCCCGCCCGTCCCGAGCGAGCGGGGGCTCGTGAAGAGCCTCTCCGGCATGGGCACGCCGGACATCCTGGGCACCTACGGCACCTCGTCGTACTACGTGACGAGCGTGCCGACGGGCGGAGACGACGCGGGCGGCGGCTACTTCTACCACGTCGCGTTCGACGGCGTCGTCGCCGAGGCGAAGCTCTACGGCCCGCCGAACGACTTCAAGGACTTCGATGCGATCGAGCGCCGCACCGGGCGGGCGGTCCCGTACCAGGAGCGGAAGGCGACGGTCCCGTTCCGGATCACCGTGGACCCCGAGAACCCGGTCATCATGATCTCCCTGCAGGGTCGCGAGATCCTGCTCTCCGAGGGCGAGTTCAGCCCGTTCGTCCCCGTGGCGTTCGAGATGGTGCCGCGCCTCGTGAAGGTGCCGGGCATCGTGAGGTTCTTCCTGAAGTCGGTGCGGCCGGACTTCGTGCTGTACGCAAGCCCGGTCCAGATCGACCCGGCCGATCAGGCGCTCCCCATCACCGACCCGCCCTCGTACGGGCGCGAGCTCGTGGACGCGCTGGGGCCCTTCTACACGCAGGGCATGGCCGAGGACACGAAGGCGATCGAGAACGGCGTCTTCGGCAATCGCGAGTTCGTCGCGCTCGCCGAGATCGTCTTCGATGAGCGCATGAGGGCGTACCGGTACGAGCTCGATCGGTTCGAGACCGGGTGCCTCTACATGTACTTCTCGTCGCTCGACCAGTGTCAGCACTCCATGTGGCGCTGCGGCGACCCGAGTCACCCGGCGTACGACCCGGCGGAGGATCCCGCGTACGCGACGTACCTCGACAAGCTCTACGTGCGCTTCGACGAGGTCCTTGCGACGGCGCTCGAGAAGGTGGACGAGAACACGACGCTCCTCGTCTGCTCCGACCACGGGTTCGCGCCGTGGTACCGCGAGGTCCATCTCAACACGTGGCTGTGGAACGAGGGGTACCTCGTGCTCAAACCGGGCGTGCGGCCCGACGAGGTCGAGTGGCTCTCGGGCGTGGACTGGACGCAGACGCGGGCGTACGGGTTCGGCATCAACAGCCTGTACCTCAACCTGCGCGGCAGGGAGGGGAGGGGCATCGTGACGCCGGGCGTCGAGGCGAACGCGCTCGTGGACGAGATCGCCGCGAAGCTCGACGCGCTCGTGGACCCGAAGTCCGGCGCGCGCGCCGTGTCGGCGGCGTACAAGACGCGCGACGAGTACCACGGCCCGTGCGCTCCGGACGCGCCCGACATCGTCGTCGGCTACTCGTGGGGCTACCGCGGCTCGGACGCGTCGGCGACGGGCAAGATCGGCGTCCGCGTCTTCGACGACAACACGAAGAAATGGAGTGGCGACCACTGCTCGGACTACCGCCACGTGGTGGGCGTTCTCTTCGCGAACAAGCCCATCGCGCGCGAGGGGCCGGCGCTCTACGATCTCGCGCCGACGATCCTCGCGGAGTTCGGGGTCCCGCCCATGAGCTGGATGGTCGGCCGGCCGGTGTTCTAG
- a CDS encoding UbiA family prenyltransferase, which translates to MRARLLAAVTALERSPLHPAYWALAFVALVTLRNLLEGALGPTGSVGFVYHASPSALMVLDHFLFFYASVFLAVALVLAALARERVGSVMKVMTPAWALVLLPPFLDHLLTGGHGATITYLTDLSSVFVRFFDPRASFERVSQGQRVEIVAACALAFVYVRLKTRSWPRSILAFAGVYVVLAAHGILPMAYARLFGRALAASGASPEIVYRAAFKAGGIVADESRKLALLFLMSSTLLGCLAYALHAPRKAAAFVRNVRPLRSVHYVGMAAFGIACGWALVSPTGVGFGVGGDVLGVAGTLLAVFLAFQASVALNDLVDEESDRIVGADRPLVTGALGRGDVARFAAAAAAAALLFALNVKYSTFLLVALALALSFIYSAPPLHLKRFPVLATLALGCISLLACLAGFSAFAEERATAVFPLRLGWTIVLAFGLGFSAKDLKDVEGDRATGVWTLPVLLGPRGGRAAVAALVLAGYLVVPVLLPFRALAAPAVVLGAASGAAALLWRRRRLDELLLAACLAFTALVGAVTLRGFDRLVEPRAPAAQAAALALLGRNAEARHDWETAAAYYAPAAAMLPGNVDLQRRAGAALSESGRSEEALHYLGRAVTLDPSSSVTRQYLAMSASDAGDADRAELGLREAVRRNVQPRVFLALLGEHALGRGDPTTAVTAFVSALRLGQPDVPARIRLADALDRLGRKADARDQYRTTVARKPDSAQARDALARFHHLAGDLDDAVREFREAVRLDPGEPVFWNNLGTAHRSRREFPAALEALETATRLAPRMVDPYYNRGQVYEALGSEEEARRQYLLALELDPSFSPARQALGRITTTAAGAPPEAP; encoded by the coding sequence ATGCGCGCGCGCCTTCTCGCCGCCGTCACGGCACTCGAGCGGTCTCCCCTGCACCCGGCGTACTGGGCGCTCGCGTTCGTGGCGCTCGTGACGCTCCGGAACCTCCTCGAGGGCGCGCTCGGGCCGACGGGGTCCGTCGGGTTCGTCTACCACGCTTCGCCCTCGGCCCTCATGGTGCTCGACCACTTCCTGTTCTTCTACGCGAGCGTGTTCCTCGCGGTCGCGCTCGTGCTCGCCGCGCTCGCGCGCGAGCGCGTCGGGTCCGTCATGAAGGTCATGACCCCGGCGTGGGCGCTCGTGCTCCTGCCCCCGTTTCTCGACCATCTGCTCACGGGCGGTCACGGCGCGACCATCACCTACCTCACGGACCTCTCGTCGGTGTTCGTCCGGTTCTTCGACCCGCGCGCGAGCTTCGAGCGCGTCTCGCAGGGTCAGCGCGTCGAGATCGTCGCGGCCTGCGCGCTGGCCTTCGTCTATGTCCGCCTGAAGACGCGGAGCTGGCCGCGGAGCATCTTGGCCTTCGCGGGCGTGTACGTCGTGCTCGCGGCCCACGGCATCCTCCCGATGGCGTACGCGCGCCTGTTCGGCCGCGCGCTCGCCGCCTCGGGCGCGTCGCCGGAGATCGTGTACCGCGCCGCGTTCAAGGCCGGCGGCATCGTGGCCGACGAGAGCCGGAAGCTCGCGCTCCTGTTCCTCATGTCCTCGACGCTCCTCGGCTGCCTCGCGTACGCGCTCCACGCGCCGCGCAAGGCGGCCGCGTTCGTCAGGAACGTGCGCCCGCTCAGGTCCGTCCACTACGTCGGGATGGCCGCGTTCGGGATCGCGTGCGGGTGGGCGCTCGTCTCGCCGACGGGCGTCGGGTTCGGCGTAGGTGGCGATGTGCTCGGGGTCGCGGGGACCCTGCTTGCGGTGTTCCTCGCGTTCCAGGCGTCGGTCGCGCTCAACGACCTCGTTGACGAGGAGAGCGACCGCATCGTCGGCGCGGACCGCCCGCTCGTCACCGGCGCGCTCGGCCGGGGGGACGTTGCGAGGTTCGCCGCGGCCGCCGCGGCCGCGGCGCTCCTCTTCGCGCTCAACGTGAAGTACTCGACGTTCCTGCTCGTCGCGCTCGCGCTCGCGCTCTCGTTCATCTACTCCGCGCCGCCGCTCCACCTCAAGCGGTTCCCGGTGCTCGCGACCCTCGCGCTCGGGTGCATCTCGCTCCTCGCCTGCCTCGCGGGGTTCAGCGCGTTCGCCGAGGAGCGGGCGACCGCGGTGTTCCCGCTCAGGCTGGGATGGACCATCGTGCTCGCGTTCGGGCTCGGGTTCTCGGCGAAGGACCTGAAGGACGTCGAGGGCGACCGCGCGACGGGGGTGTGGACGCTCCCGGTGCTCCTGGGGCCGCGCGGCGGGCGCGCCGCCGTCGCCGCGCTCGTGCTCGCGGGCTACCTCGTCGTGCCGGTCCTGCTGCCCTTTCGCGCGCTGGCCGCCCCCGCCGTCGTGCTGGGCGCGGCGAGCGGCGCGGCGGCGCTCCTCTGGCGCCGCCGGCGGCTCGACGAGTTGCTGCTCGCCGCGTGCCTGGCCTTCACGGCGCTCGTCGGCGCAGTGACGCTCCGGGGCTTCGACCGGCTCGTCGAGCCGCGCGCGCCCGCGGCGCAGGCCGCGGCCCTCGCGCTCCTCGGCCGGAACGCCGAGGCCAGGCACGACTGGGAGACCGCCGCGGCCTACTACGCGCCGGCCGCCGCGATGCTCCCCGGGAACGTCGATCTCCAGCGCCGGGCCGGCGCGGCGCTCTCGGAGAGCGGCCGGAGCGAGGAGGCGCTCCACTATCTGGGGCGGGCGGTGACGCTCGACCCGTCCTCCTCGGTGACGCGCCAGTACCTCGCCATGAGCGCGTCAGACGCCGGCGACGCCGACCGCGCCGAGCTCGGGCTCCGCGAGGCGGTCCGCCGGAACGTCCAGCCGCGCGTCTTCCTCGCGCTCCTCGGCGAGCACGCGCTCGGGCGGGGTGACCCGACGACGGCCGTCACGGCCTTCGTGAGCGCGCTCCGCCTCGGGCAGCCCGACGTTCCCGCCCGCATCCGCCTTGCCGACGCCCTCGACCGGCTCGGCAGGAAGGCCGACGCGCGCGACCAGTACCGGACGACCGTCGCGCGCAAACCCGACTCGGCCCAGGCCCGCGACGCGCTCGCTCGCTTCCACCACCTCGCGGGCGACCTCGACGACGCGGTCCGCGAGTTCCGCGAGGCCGTCCGGCTCGACCCGGGCGAACCGGTCTTCTGGAACAACCTCGGGACCGCCCACCGCTCACGGCGCGAGTTCCCCGCCGCGCTCGAGGCGCTCGAAACCGCCACACGTCTCGCGCCGCGCATGGTGGACCCGTACTACAACCGCGGCCAGGTCTACGAAGCCCTCGGCAGCGAAGAAGAAGCGAGGAGGCAGTACCTCCTCGCCCTCGAGCTCGATCCCTCGTTCTCCCCCGCGCGTCAGGCGCTCGGCCGCATCACGACGACGGCAGCGGGCGCGCCGCCCGAAGCGCCGTGA
- a CDS encoding deoxynucleoside kinase has product MAGRNYVAVEGVIGVGKTTLATLLAKKWGAHLKLEVVEENPFLPQFYADMRAYAFQTQLFFLLSRHRQQADLKQYDLFMERVVSDYLFAKDRIFANITLDDNEMALYTRLADLLERDVPKPDIVVYLQASVDVLMDRIRRRGRRFERDMSRDYILALSEAYNHFFFHYKDTPLIVVNTNDIDFVENTADFEELAREIEEHDKGTAYYVPIGTRT; this is encoded by the coding sequence GTGGCGGGGAGGAACTACGTCGCCGTCGAGGGCGTGATCGGCGTCGGCAAGACGACGCTCGCGACGCTCCTGGCGAAGAAGTGGGGGGCGCACCTCAAGCTCGAGGTCGTCGAGGAGAACCCCTTCCTTCCGCAGTTCTACGCCGACATGCGGGCGTACGCCTTCCAGACGCAGCTCTTCTTCCTTCTCTCGCGGCACCGGCAGCAGGCGGACCTCAAGCAGTACGACCTCTTCATGGAGCGCGTCGTCTCGGACTACCTCTTCGCGAAGGACCGGATCTTCGCCAACATCACCCTGGACGACAACGAGATGGCCCTCTACACGCGGCTGGCCGACCTCCTCGAGCGCGACGTCCCGAAGCCGGACATCGTCGTGTACCTCCAAGCCTCGGTGGATGTCCTCATGGACCGCATTCGGCGCCGCGGGCGGCGGTTCGAGCGGGACATGTCGCGCGACTACATTCTCGCGCTCTCGGAGGCGTACAACCACTTCTTCTTCCACTACAAGGACACGCCGCTCATCGTGGTGAACACGAACGACATCGACTTCGTGGAGAACACCGCCGACTTCGAGGAGCTGGCGCGCGAGATCGAGGAGCACGACAAGGGCACGGCGTACTACGTGCCGATCGGGACGCGGACGTGA
- the panB gene encoding 3-methyl-2-oxobutanoate hydroxymethyltransferase: MSDARGKRTAPSIRAMKAAGEKIAALTAYDAMTARILDEAGVDVLLVGDSAAMVVLGYENTLPVTLDAMLVLTAAVARAKPRALVVGDMPFMSYQASVADAVRSAGRMVKEGGAEAVKLEGGRKIAPTVRAVLDAGIPVMGHIGLTPQSIHELGGYRVQGKGDDAHARLLDDAAALEEAGCFSIVLEAMPWRLAADITAAVAVPTIGIGAGPHCDGQVLVVNDIVGYVAGPTPKFVRRYGDAKSVVAEAARRFVGDVKGGDYPSLDESYS; the protein is encoded by the coding sequence GTGAGCGACGCGCGCGGCAAGCGGACGGCGCCCTCCATCAGGGCGATGAAGGCGGCGGGGGAGAAGATCGCGGCCCTCACCGCCTACGACGCCATGACGGCGCGGATCCTCGACGAGGCGGGCGTGGACGTCCTGCTCGTCGGCGACTCGGCGGCCATGGTCGTGCTCGGCTACGAGAACACGCTCCCGGTGACGCTCGACGCGATGCTCGTCCTCACGGCGGCCGTCGCGCGGGCGAAGCCGCGCGCGCTCGTCGTCGGGGACATGCCGTTCATGTCGTACCAGGCGTCCGTCGCCGACGCGGTGCGGAGCGCGGGGCGGATGGTGAAGGAGGGCGGGGCGGAGGCGGTGAAGCTCGAGGGCGGGCGGAAGATCGCGCCGACCGTGAGGGCGGTGCTCGACGCGGGCATCCCCGTGATGGGGCACATCGGGCTCACGCCGCAGTCCATCCACGAGCTCGGCGGATACCGCGTGCAGGGCAAGGGCGACGACGCGCACGCGAGGCTGCTTGACGACGCGGCGGCCCTCGAGGAGGCCGGCTGTTTCTCGATCGTCCTCGAGGCGATGCCGTGGCGGCTCGCCGCGGACATCACCGCGGCCGTCGCGGTGCCGACCATCGGCATCGGGGCCGGCCCGCACTGCGACGGGCAGGTGCTCGTCGTGAACGACATCGTCGGGTACGTCGCCGGCCCGACGCCGAAGTTCGTGCGGCGCTACGGCGACGCGAAGTCGGTCGTCGCGGAGGCCGCGCGCCGGTTCGTCGGCGACGTGAAGGGCGGCGACTACCCCAGCCTCGACGAGAGCTACTCGTAG
- a CDS encoding pantoate--beta-alanine ligase has protein sequence METLRTSSAMAARSRALRAEDRVVGFVPTMGALHEGHLSLIRIASALADVTVVSVFVNPTQFGPTEDFDRYPRDLECDAALAEAAGCDILFAPEPADVYPRGHATVVHVERMGERLCGAARPGHFDGVTTVVAKLLNVVRPSLAVFGQKDGQQLAIVERMVADLNMGVEIIRAPTVREADGLAMSSRNAYLSAEERREAPALYRALREAAALYEGGERDARAVVGAVRSLIESGSRAAVQYVSAVDAATLEDVAELRPGTMIAVAAHFGGTRLIDNIVLP, from the coding sequence ATGGAGACGCTGAGGACCTCCTCCGCGATGGCCGCCAGGTCGCGGGCGCTGCGCGCGGAGGACCGCGTCGTGGGGTTCGTGCCCACGATGGGCGCCCTCCACGAGGGGCACCTCTCTCTCATCCGCATCGCGTCCGCGCTCGCCGACGTCACCGTCGTGAGCGTGTTCGTCAACCCGACGCAGTTCGGACCGACCGAGGACTTCGACCGGTACCCGCGCGACCTCGAGTGCGACGCTGCGCTCGCCGAGGCGGCGGGATGCGACATCCTCTTCGCGCCTGAGCCCGCGGACGTATACCCTCGCGGCCACGCGACCGTCGTCCACGTCGAGCGGATGGGCGAGCGGCTCTGCGGCGCCGCGAGGCCGGGGCACTTCGACGGCGTGACCACGGTCGTGGCGAAGCTCCTGAACGTCGTGCGGCCGTCGCTCGCCGTCTTCGGGCAGAAGGACGGGCAGCAGCTCGCCATCGTCGAGCGCATGGTCGCCGACCTCAACATGGGCGTCGAGATCATCCGGGCCCCGACGGTGCGCGAGGCGGACGGGCTGGCGATGAGCTCGCGGAACGCGTACCTGTCGGCCGAGGAGCGGAGGGAGGCGCCGGCGCTGTACCGCGCGCTCCGTGAGGCGGCCGCGCTGTACGAGGGCGGCGAGCGCGACGCGCGCGCGGTGGTCGGGGCCGTCCGGAGCCTCATCGAGTCGGGATCGCGGGCCGCCGTGCAGTACGTCTCGGCCGTGGACGCCGCGACCCTCGAGGACGTCGCGGAGCTGCGTCCGGGGACCATGATCGCGGTGGCGGCGCACTTCGGCGGGACGCGCCTCATCGACAACATCGTGCTGCCCTAG